A stretch of Streptomyces vietnamensis DNA encodes these proteins:
- a CDS encoding bile acid:sodium symporter family protein, producing MTPRTPGRTARRPLRLPSWLPVDGYVLALLGTVALAALLPASGAAATVTEGASTGAVALLFFLYGARLSTREALDGLKHWRLHLTVLGCTFLLFPLLGLAARGLVPGVLTPQLYSGFLFLCLVPSTIQSSIAFTSIARGNVPAAICAGSFSSLAGIVLTPLLAALLLGNSGGGLSADALLKIVLQLLVPFLAGQFLRRWVGGFLVRHKKVLGYVDRGSILLVVYTAFSQGMVAGIWHLVTPARLGALLAVEAVLLAVMLALTWYGAGRLGFDRADRIAIQFAGSKKSLAAGLPMASVLFGPQASLAVLPLMLFHQMQLMVCAVIAKRRSRDPEAAEETGTGAVAGPAAAAPEPVRAPEVPTAGT from the coding sequence ATGACCCCCCGTACGCCCGGCCGTACCGCCCGCCGCCCCCTCCGCCTGCCGTCCTGGCTGCCCGTCGACGGGTACGTGCTCGCGCTGCTCGGCACGGTCGCCCTCGCCGCGCTCCTCCCCGCCTCCGGGGCCGCCGCGACGGTCACGGAAGGCGCGTCGACCGGGGCCGTCGCCCTGCTCTTCTTCCTCTACGGGGCCCGGCTCTCCACCCGCGAGGCCCTTGACGGCCTCAAGCACTGGCGGCTCCACCTCACCGTCCTCGGCTGCACCTTCCTGCTCTTCCCGCTCCTCGGCCTCGCCGCCCGAGGCCTCGTGCCCGGCGTCCTCACCCCCCAGCTCTACAGCGGCTTCCTCTTCCTCTGCCTGGTGCCGTCCACCATCCAGTCCTCCATCGCGTTCACCTCGATCGCCCGGGGCAACGTGCCCGCCGCGATCTGCGCCGGCTCGTTCTCCTCGCTCGCCGGCATCGTCCTCACCCCGCTGCTCGCGGCCCTGCTCCTCGGCAACAGCGGGGGCGGCCTCTCCGCCGACGCGCTCCTGAAGATCGTGCTCCAGCTCCTCGTGCCGTTCCTGGCCGGGCAGTTCCTGCGCCGCTGGGTCGGCGGCTTCCTCGTCCGGCACAAGAAGGTCCTCGGATACGTCGACCGCGGCTCGATCCTCCTCGTCGTCTACACCGCCTTCAGCCAGGGCATGGTCGCCGGCATCTGGCACCTGGTGACCCCCGCCCGGCTCGGCGCGCTGCTCGCCGTCGAGGCCGTGCTCCTCGCGGTGATGCTGGCCCTGACCTGGTACGGGGCCGGGCGCCTCGGCTTCGACCGGGCCGACCGGATCGCGATCCAGTTCGCCGGCTCCAAGAAGAGCCTGGCGGCCGGGCTGCCGATGGCGAGCGTCCTCTTCGGCCCGCAGGCCTCCCTCGCCGTGCTCCCGCTGATGCTCTTCCACCAGATGCAGCTGATGGTCTGCGCGGTCATCGCGAAGCGCCGTTCGAGGGACCCGGAAGCGGCCGAGGAAACCGGAACCGGAGCCGTGGCCGGGCCCGCGGCGGCCGCTCCCGAACCCGTACGGGCCCCCGAGGTGCCGACGGCCGGCACCTGA
- a CDS encoding SUKH-4 family immunity protein — protein MTDLDLRTLLDDPAQVLRHDRAELRARLDALPEEHGGVGREVFTQAEAVFGSAPVTSAEFASWLHFAATVLGHREYAERVAAAEPGLPWRTVWVWWRPVGAHEAAPNLSGDRSAEVYEAEGTPLLKVWALWCEDTWFDLATGRRRPAPAEGTAEPYEETEPDGPWLFDGDDESWALRHPDSWEEPIPLDGGRYVFLDARGVAVVEQNDEALADWPRGGADSSRPAPADGGPWFRPGTRHAEGPLTAARLDAVFGPSGVLRVPAADLPAALTHAPTRALLAEAGLPRHWAAGVTSFAVADELLSPGPEGLLRVGAFDLGYCDAGEVFVHPATGAVGMRQPDGSHGPGGDAVFPLVRDLEAFVRFLEGVRRHMGACWDPYSGEEGVKDFLRAMEAVDAEALAEGAPGAEVWEHLFASITELGVDGY, from the coding sequence GTGACCGATCTCGATCTCCGTACCCTGCTCGACGACCCCGCCCAGGTCCTGCGCCACGACCGCGCCGAGCTCCGCGCCCGCCTCGACGCCCTGCCGGAGGAGCACGGTGGCGTCGGCCGCGAGGTGTTCACCCAGGCCGAGGCGGTCTTCGGGAGCGCCCCGGTGACGTCCGCCGAGTTCGCCTCCTGGCTGCACTTCGCCGCGACCGTCCTCGGCCACCGGGAGTACGCCGAGCGCGTGGCGGCCGCCGAACCGGGGCTGCCCTGGCGGACGGTGTGGGTCTGGTGGCGGCCGGTCGGCGCCCACGAGGCCGCCCCGAACCTCAGCGGCGACCGCTCCGCCGAGGTGTACGAGGCCGAGGGCACCCCGCTCCTGAAGGTCTGGGCCCTGTGGTGCGAGGACACCTGGTTCGACCTGGCCACCGGCCGGCGCAGGCCCGCCCCCGCCGAGGGCACGGCCGAACCGTACGAGGAGACCGAGCCGGACGGGCCCTGGCTGTTCGACGGCGACGACGAGTCCTGGGCGCTGCGCCACCCCGACTCCTGGGAGGAGCCGATCCCGCTGGACGGCGGCCGCTACGTCTTCCTCGACGCGCGCGGCGTGGCCGTGGTGGAGCAGAACGACGAGGCACTCGCCGACTGGCCGAGGGGCGGGGCCGATTCCTCCCGCCCGGCCCCGGCGGACGGCGGGCCGTGGTTCCGGCCCGGCACGAGACACGCGGAAGGACCGCTCACCGCGGCCCGGCTCGACGCGGTCTTCGGCCCCTCCGGGGTCCTCCGCGTCCCGGCGGCCGACCTGCCCGCGGCCCTGACGCACGCACCGACCCGGGCGCTGCTCGCCGAGGCCGGACTGCCCCGCCACTGGGCGGCGGGAGTCACGTCCTTCGCGGTCGCCGACGAGCTGCTGAGCCCAGGTCCCGAAGGCCTGCTGCGCGTCGGCGCGTTCGACCTCGGGTACTGCGACGCCGGGGAGGTCTTCGTCCACCCGGCGACCGGCGCCGTCGGAATGCGCCAGCCGGACGGCAGCCACGGCCCGGGCGGAGACGCCGTCTTCCCGCTCGTCCGCGACCTGGAGGCCTTCGTCCGGTTCCTGGAGGGCGTCCGCCGTCACATGGGCGCCTGCTGGGACCCGTACTCGGGGGAGGAGGGCGTGAAGGACTTCCTCCGCGCGATGGAGGCCGTCGACGCCGAGGCCCTCGCCGAGGGCGCACCCGGCGCCGAGGTCTGGGAGCACCTCTTCGCCTCGATCACCGAACTCGGCGTGGACGGCTACTGA
- a CDS encoding AMP-dependent synthetase/ligase has product MREFTVPPVEAAPQVGGLADAVFDHALAEPGRIAFGRKGPDGEWHDVTAARFRDEVVGLAKGLIAQGVRFGDRVAIMARTRYEWTLFDFALWTLGAQPVPVYPTSSAEQVFWMLHDAEVTACVVEHEDHAMTIGSVIDRLPRLQRLWQLDADAVGELTAAGREIDEEVVHRHRRAVTPETVATVIYTSGTTGRPKGCVITHANLMFETDMVMGRWEPVFRSRPDEQASTLLFLPLAHVFGRMVEVAAVRGGVKLGHQPVMAAAELLPDLVAFRPTFVLAVPYVFEKVFHAARRKAEGEGKAGPFDKAVEVAVAYAEALEQKAFGTGPGPSAALRVQHQFFEKTVYVKVRAALGGRVRHAMSGGSAMDRRQGLFFAGAGITVFEGYGLTESSAAATANPPGRTKYGTVGQPVPGTTVHIAEDGEVWLHGGQVFSGYLNAPEATAAVLNDGWLATGDIGALDADGYLTITGRKKEILVTSGGKSVSPTALEERVRAHPLIAQCIVVGNDRPYIAALVTIDQEAVEHWLAMQGRAPLSPAQLVRDPALETEIRRGVVAANTLVSQAESIRTFRILAHPFSEEHGLLTPSLKLKRKAIERAYAAEVAALYG; this is encoded by the coding sequence GTGCGCGAGTTCACCGTGCCGCCCGTCGAGGCGGCGCCTCAGGTCGGCGGTCTGGCGGACGCCGTGTTCGACCACGCCCTCGCCGAGCCGGGCCGGATCGCCTTCGGCCGCAAGGGCCCGGACGGGGAGTGGCACGACGTGACCGCCGCCCGGTTCCGGGACGAGGTCGTGGGTCTCGCGAAGGGGCTGATCGCGCAGGGCGTGCGGTTCGGCGACCGGGTCGCGATCATGGCCAGGACCCGGTACGAGTGGACGCTCTTCGACTTCGCGCTGTGGACGCTGGGCGCGCAGCCCGTGCCGGTCTATCCGACGTCCTCCGCCGAGCAGGTCTTCTGGATGCTGCACGACGCCGAGGTCACGGCCTGCGTGGTGGAGCACGAGGACCACGCGATGACGATCGGCTCGGTGATCGACCGGCTGCCCCGGCTCCAGCGGCTGTGGCAGCTGGACGCGGACGCGGTGGGCGAGCTGACGGCGGCGGGCCGGGAGATCGACGAGGAGGTCGTGCACCGGCACCGGCGGGCGGTGACCCCGGAGACGGTGGCGACGGTCATCTACACCTCGGGGACGACGGGCCGCCCCAAGGGCTGTGTGATCACCCACGCGAACCTGATGTTCGAGACGGACATGGTGATGGGCCGCTGGGAGCCGGTGTTCCGCTCCCGGCCCGACGAGCAGGCCTCGACGCTGCTGTTCCTGCCCCTCGCGCACGTCTTCGGGCGGATGGTGGAGGTCGCGGCGGTCCGGGGCGGGGTGAAGCTGGGGCACCAGCCGGTGATGGCGGCGGCCGAGCTGCTGCCCGACCTGGTGGCGTTCCGGCCGACGTTCGTGCTCGCCGTGCCGTACGTCTTCGAGAAGGTCTTCCACGCGGCCCGCCGCAAGGCGGAGGGCGAGGGGAAGGCGGGCCCCTTCGACAAGGCCGTGGAGGTGGCGGTCGCGTACGCGGAGGCGCTCGAGCAGAAGGCCTTCGGGACCGGTCCCGGCCCTTCGGCGGCGCTGCGCGTGCAGCACCAGTTCTTCGAGAAGACGGTGTACGTGAAGGTGCGGGCGGCCCTGGGCGGGCGGGTGCGGCACGCGATGTCGGGCGGTTCGGCGATGGACCGCAGGCAGGGTCTTTTCTTCGCGGGCGCGGGGATCACCGTCTTCGAGGGGTACGGGCTGACCGAGTCCTCGGCCGCCGCCACGGCGAACCCGCCCGGGCGCACCAAGTACGGCACGGTGGGCCAGCCGGTCCCGGGGACGACGGTGCACATCGCGGAGGACGGCGAGGTGTGGCTGCACGGCGGCCAGGTCTTCTCCGGCTATCTGAACGCTCCGGAGGCGACGGCCGCCGTCCTCAACGACGGCTGGCTGGCCACCGGGGACATCGGTGCCCTCGACGCGGACGGCTATCTGACGATCACCGGGCGGAAGAAGGAGATCCTGGTGACCTCCGGCGGCAAGAGCGTCTCCCCCACCGCCCTGGAGGAGCGGGTGCGGGCGCATCCGCTGATCGCCCAGTGCATCGTGGTCGGCAACGACCGGCCGTACATCGCCGCGCTCGTGACGATCGACCAGGAGGCGGTGGAGCACTGGCTCGCGATGCAGGGGCGGGCGCCGCTCTCCCCGGCCCAGCTGGTGCGCGACCCGGCCCTGGAGACGGAGATCCGGCGGGGGGTGGTGGCGGCGAACACGCTGGTCTCGCAGGCGGAGTCGATCCGCACGTTCCGGATCCTGGCGCATCCCTTCAGCGAGGAGCACGGGCTGCTCACCCCCTCGCTGAAGTTGAAGCGGAAGGCGATCGAGCGGGCGTACGCGGCGGAGGTCGCGGCGCTGTACGGCTGA
- a CDS encoding class I SAM-dependent methyltransferase yields the protein MSQHHASHHGHQHGTGHGHGPHDHTHLDWSEMAPLLERQAEVASPAYAEAAAWLGTLAPVQGVRRILDVGSGPGVVTGLLAEAFPAAEAVAVDGSPELLARARARADARGLGARVSTLHAELPEGIGTLGQADLVWAGNSLHHMGDQSAALAEFAGILNPGGLIVLVEGGLPRRHLPQNIGIGRPGLEARLDAAHADWFGEMRAELPDSKDEPDDWRALLAGAGLTPAGTRTFLVDVPAPVSPAVRELAVAHYERLRDGLAARLDADDKETLDRLLDPADALSLHHRTDLFHLTAHTVHTARKG from the coding sequence ATGAGCCAGCATCACGCGTCCCACCACGGCCACCAGCACGGCACCGGTCACGGTCACGGTCCCCACGACCACACCCACCTCGACTGGAGCGAGATGGCGCCGCTCCTGGAGCGGCAGGCCGAGGTCGCGAGCCCCGCCTACGCGGAGGCCGCGGCCTGGCTGGGCACCCTCGCGCCGGTGCAGGGCGTCCGCCGGATCCTCGACGTCGGCAGCGGCCCCGGGGTCGTGACCGGCCTGCTCGCCGAGGCGTTCCCGGCCGCCGAGGCGGTCGCCGTCGACGGCAGCCCCGAACTCCTCGCCCGGGCCCGGGCCCGCGCGGACGCCCGTGGCCTCGGCGCCCGGGTCTCCACCCTCCACGCCGAACTCCCCGAAGGGATCGGCACCCTGGGGCAGGCCGACCTCGTCTGGGCGGGCAACTCCCTGCACCACATGGGCGACCAGAGCGCCGCGCTCGCGGAGTTCGCCGGCATCCTGAACCCTGGCGGCCTGATCGTCCTCGTCGAGGGCGGGCTGCCCCGCCGGCACCTGCCCCAGAACATCGGGATCGGCAGGCCCGGCCTGGAGGCCCGGCTCGACGCCGCCCACGCCGACTGGTTCGGCGAGATGCGCGCCGAGCTCCCGGACTCCAAGGACGAGCCGGACGACTGGCGGGCGCTGCTCGCCGGCGCCGGCCTCACCCCGGCCGGCACCCGCACTTTCCTCGTGGACGTCCCCGCGCCCGTCTCCCCGGCCGTCCGGGAGCTGGCCGTCGCCCACTACGAGCGCCTCCGGGACGGCCTGGCCGCCCGGCTCGACGCCGACGACAAGGAGACGCTCGACCGGCTGCTCGACCCGGCCGACGCACTGTCCCTGCACCACCGCACGGACCTGTTCCACCTCACCGCCCACACCGTGCACACCGCCCGCAAGGGCTGA
- a CDS encoding aldo/keto reductase: MPQLGFGVWQVPDAEAAAAVTTALEAGYRSIDTAAIYENERGTGEAVAASGIPREELFVTTKLWNSEQGYDSTLRAFDASLDKLGLDHVDLYLIHWPVPAKDAYVDTYRAFEKILADGRARAIGVSNFLPEHLERLIGETSVVPAVNQIELHPQLAQAESREAHAKHGIATEAWSPLGQGRGLLDVPAIVAIGRKHGRTPAQVVLRWHLQLGNVVIPKSVTPSRIRENIDVFGFELDAEDLAAIAALDEGRRLGPNPAEFNVGA; encoded by the coding sequence ATGCCGCAGCTGGGCTTCGGCGTCTGGCAGGTGCCGGACGCCGAGGCGGCGGCGGCCGTGACGACGGCCCTGGAGGCCGGGTACCGCTCGATCGACACGGCGGCGATCTACGAGAACGAGCGGGGCACCGGCGAGGCCGTGGCCGCCTCCGGGATCCCCCGCGAGGAGCTGTTCGTCACCACGAAGCTGTGGAACAGCGAGCAGGGCTACGACTCGACGCTGCGCGCCTTCGACGCCTCCCTCGACAAGCTGGGGCTCGACCACGTCGACCTGTACCTGATCCACTGGCCGGTGCCGGCGAAGGACGCGTACGTCGACACGTACCGGGCGTTCGAGAAGATCCTCGCGGACGGGCGCGCCCGGGCGATCGGCGTCTCGAACTTCCTCCCGGAGCACCTGGAGCGGCTGATCGGCGAGACCTCGGTCGTGCCCGCCGTCAACCAGATCGAGCTGCACCCGCAGCTCGCCCAGGCGGAGTCGCGCGAGGCGCACGCCAAGCACGGCATCGCGACCGAGGCGTGGTCGCCGCTCGGCCAGGGCAGGGGGCTCCTGGACGTCCCCGCGATCGTCGCGATCGGCCGCAAGCACGGACGGACGCCGGCCCAGGTGGTGCTGCGCTGGCACCTCCAGCTGGGGAACGTGGTGATCCCGAAGTCGGTCACCCCCTCGCGCATCCGCGAGAACATCGACGTCTTCGGCTTCGAGCTGGACGCCGAGGACCTGGCGGCGATCGCCGCCCTCGACGAGGGCCGCCGTCTGGGCCCGAACCCGGCGGAGTTCAACGTCGGCGCCTGA
- a CDS encoding RICIN domain-containing protein, with protein sequence MSGAPEPVKEGLYRLRNVASGLLLEVYQGSGRSGAKVQQGTGNGTPGQHWHITSVPNGGGLYHLVNAASGKRLDVANASTENGAHIQQWRANNFGAQEWVIEQDLQSPGTVALVSFISGLLLEVADESKEDGGNVQQWEDTDSPFQWWRLEPVS encoded by the coding sequence GTGAGCGGTGCCCCGGAGCCCGTGAAGGAGGGCCTCTACCGGCTGCGGAACGTGGCCAGCGGACTGCTCCTGGAGGTGTACCAGGGGTCGGGCCGCAGCGGGGCCAAGGTCCAGCAGGGCACCGGGAACGGAACTCCCGGCCAGCACTGGCACATCACGTCCGTGCCGAACGGCGGCGGGCTCTACCACCTGGTCAACGCGGCCAGCGGCAAACGGCTCGACGTCGCGAACGCGTCCACGGAGAACGGCGCGCACATCCAGCAGTGGAGGGCCAACAACTTCGGCGCTCAGGAGTGGGTCATCGAGCAGGACCTCCAGTCACCGGGGACGGTGGCCCTGGTGAGCTTCATCAGCGGTCTGCTCCTGGAGGTCGCCGACGAGTCGAAGGAGGACGGGGGGAACGTCCAGCAGTGGGAGGACACCGACTCACCGTTCCAGTGGTGGCGTCTTGAGCCGGTGTCCTGA
- a CDS encoding LysR substrate-binding domain-containing protein, translated as MYEPTQLRTFLAVAQTLSFTRAADRLGLRQSTVSQHVRRLEEATGRPLFARDTHRVELTEDGEAMLGFARTILQAHERAAAFFGGTRLRGRLRFGASEDFVTTRLPEILESFRREHPEVDLELTVELSGTLQARLAAGRLDLILAKRRGAESEGRLVWEDTLIWIGAPGLRLDPDRPVPLILYPPPGITRARALEALEAQGRAWRIACTSSSLSANVAAARAGLGVMAHTRGLVPPGLVPVPARAGLPELGDVGFVLRKGRRGGESQEAADALAEAILAGGDRLHRPR; from the coding sequence GTGTACGAGCCCACCCAGCTGCGCACCTTCCTCGCCGTGGCCCAGACGCTGAGCTTCACGCGCGCGGCGGACCGGCTCGGCCTTCGCCAGTCGACCGTCAGCCAGCACGTGCGGCGCCTGGAGGAGGCGACGGGCCGGCCGCTGTTCGCCCGCGACACGCATCGCGTGGAGCTCACGGAGGACGGCGAGGCGATGCTCGGTTTCGCGCGCACGATCCTCCAGGCGCACGAGCGGGCGGCGGCCTTCTTCGGCGGGACGCGGCTGCGCGGGCGGCTGCGGTTCGGCGCGTCGGAGGACTTCGTGACGACCCGGCTGCCGGAGATCCTGGAGTCCTTCCGGCGCGAGCACCCCGAGGTCGACCTGGAGCTGACGGTCGAACTGTCCGGGACGCTCCAGGCGCGGCTCGCGGCCGGCCGTCTCGATCTGATCCTGGCCAAGCGGCGCGGGGCGGAGAGCGAGGGCCGGCTCGTGTGGGAGGACACGCTCATCTGGATCGGGGCGCCGGGGCTGCGGCTCGACCCGGACCGTCCGGTGCCGCTGATCCTGTACCCGCCGCCGGGGATCACCCGGGCGCGGGCCCTGGAGGCGCTGGAGGCGCAGGGCAGGGCGTGGCGGATCGCGTGCACGAGTTCCAGCCTGAGCGCGAACGTGGCGGCGGCCCGCGCGGGGCTCGGGGTGATGGCGCACACGCGGGGCCTGGTGCCGCCGGGGCTCGTCCCGGTGCCGGCCCGCGCGGGGCTTCCGGAGCTCGGGGACGTGGGCTTCGTCCTGCGCAAGGGGCGCCGGGGCGGGGAGAGCCAGGAGGCGGCGGACGCCCTCGCGGAGGCGATCCTGGCGGGCGGCGACCGGCTGCACAGGCCTCGCTGA
- a CDS encoding AraC family transcriptional regulator has protein sequence MDALAGLLDGPRAKGAFLLRMIMEPPWSVRIEDEAPICLMCVTEGEAWIVPDTGEPVLLRPGDIAIARGPEPYTVAHAPDAPPRARIGPDGRCTTLSGEPLAQSMRLGVRTWGNAPDGGTTVLVGTYLMDGEVGRRLLDALPGLVHLPADVWNCPLMPFLDEEISRDEPGQSVVLDRVLDLLLIAAVRAWFSRPGAEAPAWYRAMGDPVVGRALRLLQSDPAHPWTVASLAAKSGVSRAALARRFTELVGEPPMAYLTGWRLALAADLLRETDATVESVARQVGYSGAFALSAAFKRVRGISPQEHRGRG, from the coding sequence ATGGACGCACTCGCCGGACTCCTCGACGGGCCACGCGCCAAAGGCGCCTTCCTGCTCCGCATGATCATGGAACCGCCGTGGTCCGTGCGCATCGAGGACGAGGCCCCGATCTGCCTCATGTGCGTCACCGAGGGCGAGGCCTGGATCGTCCCCGACACCGGCGAACCCGTCCTGCTGCGCCCCGGGGACATCGCCATCGCCCGCGGCCCCGAGCCGTACACCGTCGCCCACGCCCCCGACGCCCCGCCCCGCGCCAGGATCGGCCCCGACGGCCGCTGCACCACCCTCTCCGGGGAGCCGCTCGCCCAGTCCATGCGCCTCGGCGTCCGCACCTGGGGCAACGCCCCCGACGGCGGCACCACGGTCCTCGTCGGCACCTACCTGATGGACGGCGAGGTCGGCCGCAGGCTCCTCGACGCCCTGCCGGGCCTCGTGCACCTGCCCGCCGACGTGTGGAACTGCCCCCTCATGCCCTTCCTCGACGAGGAGATCTCCCGCGACGAACCCGGCCAGAGCGTCGTCCTCGACCGGGTCCTCGACCTGCTGCTCATCGCCGCCGTCCGCGCCTGGTTCTCCCGGCCGGGGGCCGAGGCCCCCGCCTGGTACCGCGCGATGGGCGACCCGGTGGTCGGCCGGGCGCTCCGGCTGCTCCAGAGCGACCCCGCCCACCCCTGGACCGTCGCCTCGCTCGCCGCGAAGTCGGGCGTGTCCCGGGCCGCGCTCGCCCGCCGCTTCACCGAGCTCGTCGGGGAGCCCCCGATGGCGTACCTCACCGGCTGGCGGCTCGCGCTCGCCGCCGACCTGCTCCGCGAGACGGACGCCACCGTCGAGTCCGTGGCCCGGCAGGTCGGCTACAGCGGCGCGTTCGCCCTGAGCGCCGCCTTCAAGCGCGTACGGGGCATCAGCCCGCAGGAACACCGGGGGCGCGGCTGA